A single genomic interval of Spinacia oleracea cultivar Varoflay chromosome 6, BTI_SOV_V1, whole genome shotgun sequence harbors:
- the LOC110787882 gene encoding uncharacterized protein isoform X2 — MGFSPSSILLILLPLLPSLLPLFRFRIWKIAGLEISVYQEGFFLMTDRQTDDLSSNYAPHHSSVYQGGDPNYSSARPDPTSIPMRIGSLYPVNQAPASSPMGIRSPYPVHQGVLVRCW, encoded by the exons ATGGGCTTCTCACCATCTTCGATTCTCCTGATCCTGCTTCCTCTTCTCCCTtctctccttcctcttttcag GTTTCGGATTTGGAAAATTGCTGGACTTGAGATTTCAGTTTACCAGGAAGGATTTTTTCTCATGACAGACCGCCAGACAG ATGATCTTAGCAGCAATTATGCACCTCATCACTCATCAGTGTATCAAGGTGGAGATCCTAATTATAGCTCCGCCAGGCCCGACCCTACTTCTATTCCAATGAGAATCGGGAGCCTATATCCTGTGAACCAAGCCCCTGCGTCAAGTCCTATGGGGATTAGGAGTCCATATCCAGTGCACCAAG GTGTTCTTGTTCGTTGTTGGTAG
- the LOC110787882 gene encoding uncharacterized protein isoform X1, whose protein sequence is MGFSPSSILLILLPLLPSLLPLFRFRIWKIAGLEISVYQEGFFLMTDRQTDDLSSNYAPHHSSVYQGGDPNYSSARPDPTSIPMRIGSLYPVNQAPASSPMGIRSPYPVHQGIPGVYNTFSVSLNDYS, encoded by the exons ATGGGCTTCTCACCATCTTCGATTCTCCTGATCCTGCTTCCTCTTCTCCCTtctctccttcctcttttcag GTTTCGGATTTGGAAAATTGCTGGACTTGAGATTTCAGTTTACCAGGAAGGATTTTTTCTCATGACAGACCGCCAGACAG ATGATCTTAGCAGCAATTATGCACCTCATCACTCATCAGTGTATCAAGGTGGAGATCCTAATTATAGCTCCGCCAGGCCCGACCCTACTTCTATTCCAATGAGAATCGGGAGCCTATATCCTGTGAACCAAGCCCCTGCGTCAAGTCCTATGGGGATTAGGAGTCCATATCCAGTGCACCAAGGTATCCCTGGAGTCTATAATACATTTTCTGTTTCTTTGAATGATTATTCTTAA